One genomic segment of Helicobacter enhydrae includes these proteins:
- a CDS encoding flagellin B — protein sequence MSFRINTNVAALNAHTIGVQNNRALSSSLEKLSSGLRINKAADDASGMAIADSLRSQSESLGQAVKNANDAIGMIQVADKAMDEQIKILDTIKTKAIQAAQDGQTTETRKALQADITRLLEELDNIANTTSFNGQQMLSGAFNNKEFQIGAYSNTTIKATIGATSSDKIGQVRMETASFDGIGMLASAGAKNLTEVAFNFKEVNGTEEYEIETVKISNSAGTGIGVLSEAINRYSDKLGVRASWNVVATGGVPVQSGTVRGLTINGVNIGSIDEVKKNDADGRLVNAINAVKDSTGVEAYTDITGRINIKSVDGRAISIQTISATGAVFGGGNFAGISGTNHAIVGRLTLTRTSAKDIVVSGTNFSHVGFHSAQGVAEATVALRSLLGDFNANVASASGANANVAQANLNSQGLSSGVTSLAGAMIVMDMAESARIQLDRIRSDMGSVQNQLTATINNISVTQVNVKAAESQIRDVDFAAESANFSKHNILAQSGSFAMAQANAVQQNVLRLLQ from the coding sequence ATGAGTTTTAGGATAAACACAAATGTCGCAGCATTAAATGCACATACTATCGGCGTTCAAAACAATAGAGCTCTAAGCTCCTCTCTTGAGAAGTTGAGCTCTGGTCTTAGAATCAATAAGGCAGCAGATGATGCCTCAGGTATGGCGATTGCCGATAGCTTGAGAAGTCAGAGCGAAAGTTTGGGACAAGCAGTCAAAAATGCCAATGATGCTATTGGTATGATTCAAGTTGCTGACAAGGCAATGGATGAGCAAATCAAGATCTTGGATACGATTAAAACCAAGGCAATTCAAGCAGCTCAAGATGGTCAAACTACAGAGACAAGGAAGGCTTTGCAGGCGGACATTACAAGATTGCTTGAGGAATTGGACAATATTGCCAACACTACAAGCTTCAATGGTCAGCAAATGCTCTCTGGTGCATTTAATAACAAAGAGTTCCAAATTGGTGCATATTCCAACACAACAATCAAAGCCACAATCGGTGCGACAAGCTCAGATAAAATCGGGCAAGTCAGAATGGAGACAGCTTCATTTGATGGTATTGGAATGCTTGCAAGTGCAGGTGCCAAAAACCTCACAGAAGTGGCTTTCAACTTCAAAGAAGTCAATGGAACAGAGGAATATGAGATTGAAACCGTTAAGATTTCAAATTCTGCAGGAACAGGTATTGGGGTGTTGAGCGAGGCGATCAATCGCTATTCGGACAAATTGGGTGTGCGTGCAAGCTGGAATGTAGTTGCGACAGGTGGTGTTCCCGTGCAGTCAGGAACGGTGCGTGGATTGACAATCAATGGTGTCAATATCGGATCAATCGATGAAGTCAAGAAAAACGACGCAGATGGGAGATTGGTCAATGCGATCAATGCGGTCAAAGATTCAACAGGTGTTGAGGCTTATACAGATATTACTGGAAGAATCAATATCAAGAGTGTGGATGGAAGGGCGATTTCGATTCAGACTATTAGTGCCACAGGAGCAGTGTTTGGTGGAGGAAACTTCGCGGGTATCTCTGGAACCAATCACGCTATTGTGGGGCGTCTCACTCTTACAAGAACGAGTGCCAAAGATATCGTCGTAAGTGGAACAAACTTTAGCCATGTTGGATTCCACTCTGCTCAAGGTGTGGCAGAAGCAACCGTTGCCTTGCGTTCTTTGCTAGGTGATTTCAATGCAAATGTCGCCTCAGCTTCTGGAGCAAATGCCAATGTCGCTCAAGCTAACCTCAACTCACAGGGATTGAGCTCTGGTGTGACAAGTCTTGCAGGGGCTATGATTGTGATGGATATGGCAGAATCTGCAAGGATTCAGCTTGATCGTATCCGTTCAGATATGGGTTCAGTGCAAAACCAACTCACTGCAACAATCAACAATATCTCTGTGACTCAAGTCAATGTCAAAGCTGCAGAATCTCAAATCAGGGATGTGGATTTTGCTGCAGAATCTGCAAACTTCTCCAAGCACAATATTTTGGCTCAAAGTGGAAGTTTCGCAATGGCACAAGCAAACGCAGTGCAACAAAATGTCTTGAGGCTTCTCCAATAA